A part of Terriglobales bacterium genomic DNA contains:
- the leuD gene encoding 3-isopropylmalate dehydratase small subunit: MGVSRLMQPFRTHAGKVAPVDRPNVDTDQIIPKQFLKRIERTGYGQFLFYDWRFTADGKPNPAFVLNEPKYAGASILVAGKNFGCGSSREHAPWALLDYGFRSIIAPSFADIFFNNCTKNGILPVVLREQEVIELIERAQHPGYQLTVDLEKKRVWDKAGFAASFSIDDFKRKCLLEGLDDIALTLQHESLITAHEDRSRV; the protein is encoded by the coding sequence ATGGGAGTATCGCGACTGATGCAGCCATTTCGCACGCACGCCGGCAAAGTGGCCCCCGTCGATCGGCCGAACGTAGATACCGACCAGATCATTCCCAAGCAGTTCCTGAAGCGCATTGAGCGTACCGGATATGGGCAGTTCCTGTTTTATGACTGGCGCTTTACAGCCGATGGGAAGCCGAATCCGGCCTTCGTCCTCAATGAACCGAAGTATGCAGGGGCCAGTATTCTAGTAGCCGGGAAGAATTTTGGTTGCGGCTCGTCGCGCGAGCATGCTCCCTGGGCGCTGCTGGACTATGGCTTCCGAAGCATCATCGCGCCATCATTCGCCGATATCTTTTTCAACAACTGCACTAAGAATGGAATTCTGCCCGTGGTGTTGCGCGAGCAGGAGGTAATAGAACTGATCGAACGCGCTCAACATCCGGGCTACCAGCTGACTGTGGATCTGGAGAAAAAGCGGGTCTGGGACAAAGCTGGTTTCGCGGCAAGCTTTTCCATAGACGATTTCAAGCGTAAATGCCTGTTGGAAGGGTTGGACGACATCGCGCTGACCCTGCAGCATGAAAGCCTGATTACTGCGCACGAAGATCGCTCTCGCGTTTAA
- a CDS encoding pyridoxal-dependent decarboxylase, which produces MNKDFEQFRRDGSRAVDWIAEYLEHAAELPVLSQVKPGEILASLPQHPPATGEPFESVLEDLGNKILPGVTNWQSPNFFAYFPANSSPASVVGELLCAGLGVQGMLWATSPACTELEIRVLDWLVEMLGLPEQFASTHNGGGVIQDSASSANLCAMLAGRERATQFSSNEAGCNQRLTAYTSSQAHSSMEKAVKIAGIGRKNLRTIEVDEKFAMRPAALAQAIEEDKRDGKVPCFVGATVGTTSTLAFDPLPEIAAICREHNIWLHVDAAMAGTAALCPEFRWIHRGLELVDSYCFDAHKWMVTNFDCTCFYVADRKALTETLSITPEYLRNPASASGAVVDFRDWHIPLGRRFRALKLWCVIRHYGVEGLQQMIRKHVDLTRIFADWLKADSRFELMAPVALNLICFRLKGEDEVNERLLKNLNTSGKVYLSHTKLNQKYTLRFCIGQTYTEKEHVESAWRAIQSHAGALSSSAAVAEQA; this is translated from the coding sequence TTGAACAAGGACTTCGAACAATTCCGGCGTGACGGCAGCCGTGCGGTTGATTGGATTGCCGAATATCTGGAGCACGCGGCAGAGCTTCCCGTCCTGTCGCAAGTGAAGCCGGGTGAAATCCTGGCATCTTTGCCACAGCATCCGCCGGCCACGGGTGAGCCGTTCGAGAGTGTTCTAGAGGATCTGGGAAATAAGATTCTGCCGGGAGTTACAAATTGGCAATCGCCGAATTTCTTTGCTTACTTTCCCGCCAACAGCTCGCCGGCCTCCGTGGTTGGAGAGCTCCTTTGCGCGGGACTGGGAGTGCAAGGAATGTTATGGGCTACCAGCCCGGCATGCACCGAACTTGAAATCCGCGTGCTCGATTGGTTGGTAGAAATGCTGGGATTGCCGGAACAGTTTGCTTCCACGCACAACGGAGGCGGCGTAATCCAAGACTCCGCCTCAAGCGCAAACCTGTGCGCGATGCTCGCTGGCAGGGAACGCGCCACTCAGTTTTCCTCGAATGAAGCCGGGTGCAACCAGCGGCTCACCGCCTACACATCCTCGCAGGCACATTCTTCTATGGAAAAAGCGGTAAAGATCGCCGGCATCGGGCGCAAGAACTTGCGGACCATCGAAGTGGACGAGAAGTTTGCCATGCGTCCGGCGGCTTTGGCACAGGCCATAGAAGAGGACAAGCGCGATGGCAAGGTGCCGTGTTTCGTGGGTGCGACCGTGGGAACAACTTCCACCCTGGCCTTCGACCCCTTGCCCGAGATCGCTGCCATTTGTCGCGAGCACAATATCTGGCTCCATGTGGACGCGGCAATGGCAGGAACGGCCGCGCTCTGCCCGGAATTTCGCTGGATTCACCGGGGCCTCGAACTGGTGGACAGCTACTGCTTCGACGCCCATAAATGGATGGTGACGAATTTCGATTGCACCTGCTTCTACGTTGCCGATCGCAAGGCCCTCACTGAGACACTCTCCATTACACCGGAGTACCTGCGCAATCCAGCCTCCGCCAGCGGCGCAGTCGTGGATTTTCGTGACTGGCATATTCCTCTGGGACGCCGCTTTCGCGCGCTGAAGCTCTGGTGCGTGATTCGCCATTATGGCGTGGAAGGCTTGCAGCAGATGATTCGTAAGCATGTTGACCTAACCCGCATTTTTGCCGATTGGTTGAAGGCAGACAGCCGTTTTGAACTGATGGCGCCGGTGGCGCTGAATCTCATCTGCTTTCGATTAAAGGGCGAGGACGAGGTGAACGAGCGATTGCTGAAGAACCTGAATACCAGCGGAAAGGTTTACCTTTCACACACTAAGCTCAATCAAAAATACACGTTACGCTTTTGTATTGGCCAGACCTATACGGAAAAAGAGCACGTTGAGAGCGCGTGGAGAGCCATCCAGTCCCACGCCGGTGCACTGAGTTCCTCAGCGGCGGTGGCAGAGCAGGCTTGA
- a CDS encoding SRPBCC family protein — protein MSRRRRFWAGFATGAAAGAGGTLGILLALNFVGRAGHRRVVHLEKSIEIASPLEDVFRAWHDLERLPQLSDVIEQVRRDGDHSRWRVNLEGRTYEWDAKIEQFIINQAIGWKSISGPKHSGRITFSPIGTNTMVHITMNYAPKVSLLTPFVASISQRLEDCIEKVLRDFKSSLEHQADSRPPVVRMPESDQATGTFGRDADVAGGTQHTRFGGTPNPVEFTRPPEAKS, from the coding sequence ATGTCGAGGAGAAGAAGGTTCTGGGCTGGCTTTGCTACAGGAGCGGCGGCGGGCGCGGGTGGAACGCTGGGCATCCTCCTGGCGCTTAACTTTGTCGGGCGGGCGGGACACCGCAGGGTGGTCCATCTGGAGAAGAGTATTGAGATCGCGAGCCCGCTAGAGGACGTGTTCCGGGCCTGGCACGACCTGGAAAGGCTCCCCCAGCTTTCGGACGTGATCGAGCAAGTGCGGCGCGACGGTGATCACTCACGGTGGCGGGTGAATCTGGAGGGCCGTACCTACGAATGGGACGCCAAGATCGAGCAGTTCATCATCAACCAGGCAATCGGCTGGAAGTCTATCAGCGGACCCAAACACAGCGGCCGGATAACTTTTTCTCCCATTGGCACCAACACGATGGTGCACATCACCATGAACTATGCTCCGAAAGTCAGCCTTCTGACCCCTTTCGTGGCCTCGATTTCTCAACGACTGGAAGACTGCATCGAAAAGGTGCTGCGCGATTTCAAATCCTCGCTTGAGCATCAGGCGGATAGCCGGCCGCCTGTGGTACGCATGCCGGAGTCAGACCAGGCAACAGGGACGTTTGGTCGAGATGCCGACGTCGCTGGCGGTACGCAACATACTCGCTTTGGCGGCACACCCAATCCGGTGGAATTCACGCGTCCCCCGGAAGCAAAGTCCTGA
- the pgl gene encoding 6-phosphogluconolactonase: MSSPEIRVVNDAEALSRVAAEEFKRAAQAAIEAKGRFTVALAGGSTPKGLYSQLAKSKDLPWDKIYFFFGDERHVPPEHPESNYRMVNEALFSRAPVPPDHIFRMPTEDSDAKAVAEQYERALQQFFQLKPGNFPIFDLVLLGLGPDGHTASLFPGTAALHENSRLVVANWVPKFNAYRLSLTVPVLNRTKQVMFLVSGKEKTNALGSVLASDSPPEQFPAKLIRPRSGKVQWLVDRAALPAALEQRAKLA; encoded by the coding sequence ATGTCGAGTCCCGAAATCAGAGTTGTGAATGATGCCGAAGCGTTGAGCCGAGTGGCGGCTGAAGAATTCAAGCGTGCGGCTCAGGCCGCGATCGAAGCCAAAGGAAGATTCACCGTTGCCCTGGCTGGAGGATCCACCCCGAAAGGACTTTACTCACAGCTCGCCAAGTCCAAAGATCTGCCCTGGGACAAAATATACTTCTTTTTTGGCGACGAACGTCACGTCCCGCCTGAACACCCGGAAAGTAACTATCGTATGGTCAATGAGGCGCTGTTTTCGCGCGCTCCGGTCCCGCCCGACCATATTTTTCGCATGCCGACGGAGGATTCTGACGCCAAAGCAGTAGCCGAACAATATGAAAGAGCGTTGCAACAGTTCTTCCAACTCAAGCCTGGGAACTTTCCAATATTTGATCTCGTTCTTCTGGGCTTGGGGCCCGATGGTCACACTGCTTCACTTTTTCCCGGCACTGCCGCACTGCACGAGAATTCACGGCTGGTGGTCGCAAACTGGGTGCCGAAATTCAATGCTTACCGCCTAAGCCTGACGGTTCCGGTACTGAATCGAACGAAGCAAGTGATGTTTCTCGTCAGTGGGAAAGAAAAGACAAATGCGCTGGGATCAGTCCTAGCTTCTGATTCTCCTCCCGAACAATTTCCTGCAAAACTGATACGACCTCGCAGTGGAAAAGTGCAGTGGCTGGTTGATCGCGCGGCATTACCGGCTGCACTCGAGCAACGCGCTAAGCTGGCCTAA
- a CDS encoding 2-isopropylmalate synthase, whose translation MTSSRVTVFDTTLRDGEQAPGCSMNVDEKLSLARQLDKLGVDVIEAGFPIASEGDFQAVRTIAHEVRRPKIAALARVSHGDINRAWDALREAEHPRIHIFLATSDIHLQCKLKITRDDALRQIGSSIAFARTLCDDVEFSPEDATRSELEYLCRAVQAAIDAGATTINIPDTVGYTVPEEFRNIIETIRAKVRGIENATISVHCHNDLGLAVANTLTALEAGARQVECTINGIGERAGNAALEEIVMAMRVRSDRMPYQTGVRSEEIHFTSQLLSTIISFQPQPNKAVVGANAFAHEAGIHQHGVLSNPLCYEIMTPESVGAPGNRIVLGKHSGRHALARRYSELGYPLTGPELDTLYEAFTGVADRKKHIYDQDLIALLPRAGRAPKAAAATTAAAAFAD comes from the coding sequence ATGACCAGTTCCCGCGTGACCGTGTTCGACACCACTCTACGCGACGGCGAGCAAGCTCCTGGCTGCAGCATGAATGTGGATGAAAAGCTCAGCCTGGCCCGCCAACTGGACAAACTGGGTGTGGACGTCATTGAGGCGGGGTTCCCCATCGCCTCCGAGGGCGATTTCCAGGCGGTACGGACCATCGCTCATGAGGTTCGGCGTCCCAAGATCGCGGCACTGGCACGGGTGTCACACGGTGACATTAATCGTGCCTGGGATGCATTGCGGGAGGCGGAACATCCGCGCATCCACATATTCCTTGCCACTTCCGATATCCATCTGCAGTGCAAGCTGAAGATCACGCGTGACGACGCCCTGCGGCAAATCGGCAGCTCCATCGCCTTTGCGCGCACGCTGTGTGACGACGTCGAGTTCTCACCCGAGGATGCGACCCGCTCCGAGCTGGAGTATCTCTGCCGCGCGGTCCAGGCCGCGATTGATGCTGGCGCTACGACCATCAATATCCCGGACACGGTCGGCTACACTGTTCCCGAAGAATTCCGAAACATTATCGAGACCATTCGCGCGAAGGTACGAGGCATTGAGAATGCGACGATTTCCGTCCACTGCCACAACGACTTGGGCCTCGCTGTCGCCAATACACTGACGGCATTGGAAGCGGGCGCCCGCCAGGTAGAGTGCACCATCAATGGAATCGGCGAGCGGGCTGGAAATGCTGCATTAGAAGAGATTGTGATGGCAATGCGTGTACGCTCCGATCGCATGCCATACCAGACTGGCGTGCGCAGCGAGGAGATCCATTTCACCAGCCAGTTGCTCTCAACCATCATCTCGTTTCAGCCGCAGCCCAACAAAGCTGTGGTGGGGGCCAATGCTTTCGCTCACGAGGCTGGCATTCATCAGCACGGTGTGCTGAGCAACCCGTTGTGCTATGAGATCATGACACCGGAATCGGTGGGAGCCCCGGGCAATCGCATCGTTCTGGGCAAGCATTCAGGCCGTCATGCCCTGGCCCGGCGATATTCGGAACTGGGATATCCGCTGACCGGTCCTGAACTGGATACGCTATACGAGGCATTTACCGGCGTGGCCGATCGGAAAAAGCATATTTACGACCAGGATTTGATTGCCTTGCTACCGCGCGCCGGAAGAGCTCCTAAAGCCGCAGCCGCCACGACTGCAGCCGCGGCCTTTGCCGATTAA
- a CDS encoding sigma 54-interacting transcriptional regulator has product MTTPNQPDRPLAENPSTNLKIEGVQFPDGSTAIVRSQALRNVMLLIQRVAQHNASVLIVGETGSGKELIARAIHHYSRRSLRTFVDVNCAALPEHLVESELFGYEKGAFSGAEGAKPGLFELADQGTLFLDEIGELDPKVQVKLLRVLDGIPYYRLGGQKKIDIDVRVVAATNQDMEMAVKAGRFRRDLYYRLSQFQLRVPPLRERPDDVAAIAEYALRQHSPEARFTADALDALQSYSWPGNVRELKNVIFKAVMNAKHGAPEISAADLALENPNSSSRRGVGAGSRASDLDDVEKRVILETLTRTGGHRGKAAERLGISRRTLSRKLKQYKEQAESDPQNSLGQLSYEQQRYFRVVSEFPVAIRSAGKEVHAMSVNLSSSGIAVRSSDLAQFRSNVIVTFTLPGMSRPIESKGEMAWIDSDGKAGFRFQDMPEESQRELESWLQQQISSEGWTGEPALAQHL; this is encoded by the coding sequence ATGACGACACCCAATCAGCCCGACAGACCTTTGGCAGAGAACCCTTCAACCAACCTGAAGATCGAAGGAGTTCAGTTCCCGGATGGCAGCACGGCAATAGTGCGCAGCCAGGCGCTCCGCAATGTGATGTTGCTCATCCAGAGGGTGGCCCAGCACAACGCAAGCGTGTTGATCGTGGGAGAAACCGGGAGCGGTAAAGAGCTGATTGCGCGGGCAATTCATCACTATTCACGACGCAGCTTGCGCACTTTTGTAGACGTGAACTGCGCGGCATTGCCAGAACACCTGGTGGAAAGTGAACTGTTTGGTTATGAGAAGGGCGCTTTCAGCGGCGCTGAGGGCGCCAAGCCGGGCCTATTTGAGCTAGCCGATCAGGGCACATTATTTCTAGACGAAATCGGTGAACTTGATCCCAAGGTCCAAGTGAAACTCCTGAGAGTGCTGGATGGCATTCCCTATTACCGCCTGGGTGGCCAAAAGAAAATTGACATCGACGTTCGCGTTGTCGCGGCGACGAACCAGGACATGGAGATGGCCGTCAAAGCAGGAAGGTTCCGCCGCGATCTTTATTACCGTCTCAGCCAATTTCAATTGCGTGTACCGCCGCTGCGAGAACGTCCGGATGATGTGGCCGCAATCGCGGAATATGCGTTACGGCAGCATTCGCCGGAAGCGCGCTTTACGGCCGACGCCCTCGATGCCTTGCAAAGCTATTCCTGGCCCGGAAACGTGCGCGAATTGAAAAATGTGATTTTCAAGGCGGTGATGAATGCAAAGCATGGCGCGCCTGAAATCTCTGCTGCCGATCTCGCGCTTGAGAACCCAAATTCGAGTTCCCGGCGCGGAGTGGGCGCGGGTTCTCGGGCCAGCGACTTGGACGACGTGGAAAAGCGGGTCATCCTGGAAACTCTGACCCGCACTGGAGGACACCGCGGCAAGGCAGCAGAGCGTCTCGGCATTTCCCGCCGGACATTGAGTCGCAAGCTGAAGCAGTATAAGGAGCAGGCAGAATCCGATCCGCAGAATTCGCTCGGTCAACTGAGTTATGAACAGCAACGCTATTTCCGGGTGGTCTCGGAATTCCCGGTGGCGATTCGTTCTGCCGGCAAGGAGGTACATGCCATGAGCGTGAACCTCAGCAGCAGCGGCATCGCGGTCCGGTCGTCCGATCTGGCGCAGTTTCGGTCAAACGTAATCGTCACCTTCACTCTTCCTGGGATGTCGCGTCCCATCGAGAGCAAGGGTGAAATGGCATGGATTGACAGTGACGGCAAAGCCGGATTCCGCTTCCAGGACATGCCAGAGGAGAGCCAGCGCGAACTAGAAAGCTGGTTGCAACAGCAGATCTCAAGCGAAGGCTGGACAGGAGAGCCGGCACTCGCACAGCACCTCTAA
- the leuB gene encoding 3-isopropylmalate dehydrogenase: MKLRITVLPGDGIGPEVTSEAVRVLRLVGDFSGYDFEFNEKPFGGAACRLSGKPLPPATLDSCLESDAVLLGAVGAPEFDTFPRHERPESGLLQLRMALGGYANLRPAVAYKAIADCSPLQASVVEGANLLVVRELLGGLYFGEPRAFDQDRQTAFNTMRYSKEEIERIAHIAFQEARRRRRKLTSVDKANVLETSQLWREVVSRVAREYTDVKLEHMYVDSCAMHLVTDPRRFDVILTENLFGDILSDESAVITGSLGMLASATIGGSVNLYEPVHGSAPDIAGRGVANPLGAILSAAMLLRYSAHLPQEASDIESAVRSVLEAGYRTADLTRGRPRLAVTTAEMGQQVEKVVADRLDNRHAYHAV; encoded by the coding sequence ATGAAACTTAGAATTACAGTTCTCCCCGGCGATGGGATCGGTCCTGAAGTGACTTCCGAAGCGGTCCGCGTGCTTCGGCTGGTAGGCGACTTTTCCGGATACGATTTCGAATTCAACGAGAAACCGTTTGGGGGCGCAGCTTGCCGTCTCTCCGGAAAACCTCTACCCCCTGCGACCTTGGATAGCTGCCTGGAGAGCGACGCGGTGCTATTGGGCGCGGTGGGCGCACCTGAATTCGATACTTTCCCCCGCCACGAGCGCCCGGAAAGTGGGCTGCTCCAATTGCGCATGGCGCTCGGGGGATACGCCAATCTGCGTCCGGCAGTCGCTTACAAGGCAATTGCCGACTGTTCTCCGCTGCAAGCCTCGGTCGTGGAGGGTGCAAACCTTTTGGTGGTTCGCGAATTGTTGGGGGGGCTCTATTTCGGAGAGCCGCGTGCCTTCGATCAGGACCGGCAGACGGCTTTCAATACCATGCGCTATTCGAAAGAAGAAATTGAGCGCATTGCCCACATTGCCTTCCAGGAAGCCCGCCGTCGACGTCGCAAGCTCACGTCCGTAGACAAGGCCAATGTACTGGAAACTTCGCAACTCTGGCGTGAAGTCGTAAGCCGGGTGGCCCGGGAATATACCGACGTTAAGCTCGAACACATGTACGTGGACTCCTGCGCCATGCACTTGGTAACCGATCCCCGCCGCTTCGATGTAATCCTTACGGAAAACCTGTTTGGCGATATCTTGTCGGATGAGTCGGCAGTGATTACGGGATCGCTGGGCATGTTGGCTTCCGCCACCATCGGCGGGTCGGTGAATCTTTATGAGCCGGTACACGGTTCCGCGCCGGACATTGCCGGCCGGGGTGTTGCCAATCCCTTAGGGGCTATTCTTTCCGCAGCGATGCTCCTGCGCTACTCCGCGCATCTGCCGCAAGAGGCCTCTGACATCGAATCCGCGGTCCGTTCCGTCCTCGAGGCCGGTTATCGCACCGCCGATCTCACCCGCGGGCGTCCGCGGCTTGCAGTCACCACCGCAGAGATGGGGCAGCAAGTGGAGAAGGTCGTCGCCGACAGGCTTGACAATCGACACGCGTACCACGCAGTCTGA
- a CDS encoding LysR family transcriptional regulator, translating to MELFQLETFLAVAEEKSFSRAAKRLHRTQPAVSQVIRNLEQELGELLLDRSSRDGTLTDAGRVLHEYAQELLNLRNEARLSLVELRQLQKGKLTISANEYTSLYLLGMLHEFRRVHPMIRVAVQRSLASRVPQQVSEHAAEMGVLSFRPEDPELRSTVVYRDELTFVVPPSHPLASAGEISIRELGAEVFIAHNVPSPYRAKVLQAFARHKTPLHMDVELPTIESIKKFVAMGNGVALVPGLCVEDELARGELKRVSVRDLVLERRLRLVYRKQAVLSHAARAFLQVVESLSSAKKGRYLYQAER from the coding sequence ATGGAACTTTTTCAGCTGGAAACCTTTTTGGCGGTTGCGGAGGAGAAGAGCTTCTCCCGCGCTGCCAAAAGGCTACACCGTACCCAGCCCGCTGTGAGCCAGGTGATACGCAATCTGGAGCAGGAATTGGGTGAACTGCTGCTCGATCGCTCATCGCGCGACGGCACCCTGACGGATGCCGGGCGGGTACTCCATGAGTACGCGCAGGAGCTATTGAACCTGCGCAATGAGGCCCGGCTTTCGTTGGTGGAGTTGCGCCAGTTACAGAAAGGCAAGCTGACCATTTCGGCCAATGAATACACTTCTCTGTACCTGTTGGGCATGTTGCATGAGTTTCGTCGCGTGCACCCCATGATCCGGGTGGCGGTTCAGCGGTCGCTCGCCAGCCGTGTTCCGCAACAAGTTAGTGAGCACGCCGCTGAAATGGGGGTGTTGTCGTTCCGCCCAGAAGATCCGGAGCTGCGCTCAACGGTCGTGTATCGCGATGAACTGACGTTTGTGGTTCCTCCTTCGCATCCTCTGGCTTCGGCGGGTGAAATCAGCATTCGCGAGCTGGGGGCGGAAGTCTTCATCGCCCACAATGTGCCCTCACCCTATCGTGCCAAGGTGCTGCAGGCTTTTGCCCGGCACAAGACTCCCCTGCACATGGACGTGGAGCTGCCCACCATTGAGAGCATTAAGAAATTCGTCGCCATGGGCAATGGTGTTGCTTTGGTTCCGGGGCTTTGCGTTGAAGACGAGCTGGCGCGCGGGGAGTTGAAGCGCGTCAGCGTTCGGGACCTGGTGCTTGAGCGCAGGTTGCGCCTTGTATATCGAAAGCAGGCGGTGTTGTCACACGCCGCACGCGCCTTCTTACAGGTAGTGGAATCTTTGAGCTCGGCCAAAAAAGGAAGGTATCTCTACCAGGCGGAGCGTTGA
- the leuC gene encoding 3-isopropylmalate dehydratase large subunit, translating to MSSPQTLFEKIWDRHVVRAAAGEPALLYIDLHLVHEVTSPQAFEGLRLAGRRVRRPELTFATVDHNLPTIAADRQVIRDPISAQQVSTLRQNCQEFGISLFDVDSPDQGIVHVIGPELGLTQPGRTIVCGDSHTSTHGAFGALAFGIGTSEVEHVLATQCLWQQKPRTMQVKVNGTLPSGVTAKDVALGIIGTIGTDGATGYVVEYAGDAVRSLSMEGRMTLCNMSIEAGARAGMIAADETTVQYLRDRRFAPKGSDWDQAVAGWKNLHSDPGAKFDRVVELDAAQLAPAVTWGTNPGMVVPVTERVPDPARLSSESDRRSAQRALEYMGLQAGTAMQEINVDRVFIGSCTNARLEDLRAAAKVVKGYKVSPKVQALVVPGSQAVKRAAESENLDQLFRSAGFEWRESGCSMCLGMNPDILQPLQRCASTSNRNFEGRQGARGRTHLVSPEMAAAAAIAGHFVDVRKWEYRD from the coding sequence ATGAGCAGTCCTCAAACTCTTTTTGAAAAAATCTGGGACCGCCATGTGGTGCGCGCTGCCGCTGGCGAGCCGGCGCTGCTCTACATAGACCTTCATCTGGTGCACGAAGTCACGTCGCCCCAGGCATTCGAAGGGCTGCGCCTTGCGGGTCGTCGCGTGCGGCGGCCTGAGCTTACCTTCGCGACGGTAGATCACAACCTTCCCACCATCGCCGCCGATCGGCAGGTGATCCGCGACCCGATCTCCGCACAACAGGTTTCAACCCTTCGGCAGAATTGCCAGGAGTTTGGAATCAGCTTGTTCGATGTTGATTCCCCCGACCAAGGCATTGTGCATGTGATCGGCCCCGAACTGGGCCTGACGCAACCCGGCCGTACCATAGTCTGCGGTGACAGCCATACCAGCACCCACGGAGCGTTCGGAGCCTTGGCTTTTGGCATTGGCACATCGGAAGTCGAGCACGTGCTGGCCACGCAGTGTTTGTGGCAGCAGAAGCCGCGGACCATGCAGGTGAAAGTTAATGGCACCCTGCCGTCGGGCGTCACGGCGAAGGACGTGGCTCTCGGCATCATCGGAACGATCGGTACGGATGGCGCAACCGGATACGTGGTCGAATACGCCGGCGACGCTGTCCGCAGTCTTTCGATGGAGGGTCGCATGACGCTCTGCAATATGAGCATCGAGGCGGGGGCGCGCGCCGGCATGATCGCCGCCGATGAAACCACGGTTCAGTACTTACGCGACCGCCGATTTGCCCCCAAAGGCAGTGACTGGGACCAGGCGGTTGCGGGGTGGAAGAATCTGCACAGCGATCCGGGCGCCAAGTTCGACCGTGTGGTCGAGCTCGATGCTGCGCAGCTCGCGCCCGCGGTGACGTGGGGTACAAACCCAGGAATGGTAGTGCCAGTTACCGAGCGCGTACCGGATCCGGCGCGGCTGAGTTCCGAGAGCGATCGGCGTTCTGCCCAGCGGGCGCTCGAATACATGGGATTGCAGGCGGGCACTGCAATGCAGGAGATCAATGTTGACCGTGTTTTCATCGGATCGTGTACTAACGCGAGATTAGAGGACCTCAGAGCTGCCGCGAAAGTGGTGAAAGGCTACAAAGTAAGTCCAAAAGTGCAGGCGCTGGTGGTGCCGGGTTCGCAGGCGGTGAAGCGTGCAGCGGAGAGCGAAAACCTGGATCAATTGTTCCGTTCGGCCGGTTTTGAGTGGCGCGAGTCTGGCTGCTCTATGTGTTTGGGCATGAATCCGGACATTCTGCAGCCCCTCCAACGGTGTGCCTCCACCAGCAATCGCAACTTTGAAGGGCGACAGGGGGCGCGTGGTCGTACCCACCTGGTCAGCCCGGAGATGGCTGCTGCTGCGGCCATCGCAGGGCACTTCGTCGATGTCCGGAAATGGGAGTATCGCGACTGA